The genome window AAGACCCGGCGGGTTTCAACTTCCCGGAGTCGGCGATGTTCGGCGAGGCCAGTCGCCTGCCATTGCTGCTGGAGGATGGCCGGGTCCATGCCGGGCTGTACTTCGCCCTGCTGGCCTTGGTGGCGGTGTGGGTCTTGCTGCAGAAAAGCTTCGTCGGTTTTCAGATCAAGGTGCTGGGCCTCGACGCCCGCGCCGCCGGTTTCGCCGGCTTTCGCCAGAAGCCGCTGGTGTGGCTGGCGCTGTTGATCAGCGGTGCGCTGGCCGGGCTGGCCGGCGTCTGCGAAGTGACCGGGCCGATCGGCCAACTGGTGCCGCAGGTGTCGCCGGGCTACGGCTATGCGGCGATTACCGTGGCATTCCTGGGACGGCTCAATCCCATCGGCATTCTGTTTGCCAGCCTGTTGATGGCGTTGCTGTACATCGGCGGCGAGAGCGCGCAGATGTCGTTGAACCTGCCCCAGGCGATTACCCAGTTGTTCCAGGGGATGATGCTGTTTTTCCTGTTGGCCTGCGACGTGCTGATCCTCTACCGGCCACGCCTGAACCTGCGCTGGACCCGGCGCGCCCGAAGCACTGCGGTACAGGCAGGAGCCCTGTGATGGATATCGACCTGTTGAGCAATATTTTCTACGCCATGGTCCGCTGCGGCACACCCCTGCTGCTGGTGGCCCTGGGTGAATTGGTCTGCGAAAAAAGCGGCGTCCTCAACCTGGGCCAGGAAGGCATGATGCTGTTCGGCGCGGTGATCGGTTTTATCGTCGCGTTCAACAGCGGCAACCTCTGGCTCGGCGTGCTGCTGGCGATGGCTGCCGGGATGCTGTTGTCGGCATTGTTCGCGCTGGTGGCACTGGTGTTCAACGCCAATCAGGTGGCCACCGGGCTGGCGCTGACGATTTTCGGGGTGGGCCTGTCGAGTTTTGTCGGCGCGGCCTGGGTCGGCAAACCGCTGGCGGGATTCGAGCCGCTGGCTATTCCCTACCTGAGTGACATCCCCTTGATAGGACGGATGCTGTTTGCCCAGGATCTCCTGGTTTACCTGTCCTTCGCACTGTTTGCGCTGGTGGCGTGGGTGCTCATGAAAAGCCGCACCGGATTGATCATCCAGGCCGTTGGCGAGAACCCCGATGCCGCCAGCGCCATGGGCCTGCCGGTGTTGCGGGTGCGGACCCTGGCGGTATTGTTTGGCGGTGCCATGGCCGGGTTGGCCGGCGCCTATCTGTCGTTGGCCTACACGCCGATGTGGGCCGAGAACATGAGCGCCGGCCGTGGCTGGATCGCCCTGGCCCTGGTGGTATTCGCCAGTTGGCGAGTGTGGCGCCTGCTGTTGGGTGCCTACCTGTTCGGCCTCGCCAGCATCCTGCACCTGGTGGCCCAGGGCTTGGGGCTGGCGATTCCATCGAGTCTGCTGGCGATGCTGCCCTACGCCGCGACCATCGTAGTGCTGGTGCTGCTGTCCCGGGATGCCGTGCGCACCCGGCTGTATGCGCCGGTGTCACTGGGGCAGCCTTGGCAGGCGGGGCATTGAGATAGACCGCGGCGCACCTATCGCGAGCAAGCTCGCTCCCACACTAGCCCAGGTGAACACTGAGCTCAGGTTTGACTCAGGCCCCCTGTGGGAGCGAGCTTGCTCGCGATGAGGCCCGAACAGGCAACACCTGAACCACGCCCCACACCACCTCCAGAAACAGGAAAACCCACAACACCGCACTGGCCCCATGAAGCAGCGCATACAACTGCCAGGCCGCAAACAGAAACCGCCCCGCCGCGTCATACCGTCCGTACAGCGGTTGCGGATCACGAATCCGCAGCACCGCCCACACGCAGACAATCGAGCCCAGCAAATTCACCATCAGCATATGTGCCGGCGCAAACGGCGGCAGTTCTCCAGGCAGGTCAAATAGCTGAGTCAGGCTCATCAACACACCATGCAACGCCGCAAAGCTCCACGGCGTGGCCAGCACGGCCGACACGATAAGGTCGTACCAGGCGCTGCCGCGCACCACCTGGCGATATTGCATCGAACTCCACATACACGTTGCTCCAGATAATTGGGGAGCGAAAAGGCTAAAGCCTGGGGTATGCTCCAAGGTCAAGCCCTCCGGAGTTGTCCATGCGTATCGGTGAATTAGCCCAAGCCTGCGCCGTCAGTCGAGACACGTTGCGCTTCTACGAACAGCGGGGCCTGATCGCGGCAACGCGCAGTGCCAATGGCTATCGCGACTACCCCGCCGACGTGGTCCAACTGGTGCTCTATATCAAGACCGCCCAGCGCCTGGGCTTTACCCTGGGCGAGATCGGCGCCAGCGTCGCCGCCCTGTGGAACGCCCCCGACCCCGACTGCGCGGTAACGCAATTGCTGCAAGACAAACTGAACCTGATCGAAACCCGCATGACCGAACTCGACGCGTTACGCCACGAGCTGAAACAACGGCTCGGGCAACGTTGTCCATTAAACCCGTGACCTTTTTCTTTCAAGGATGCCTCTCATGACTTCGGCAAGAAACGCATTGATCATCGGCGCCTCCCGGGGCCTGGGCCTCGGTCTGGTGAAGACGCTGCTCAGCGATGGCTGGAACGTGACCGCCACCGTGCGCAACCCGCAGAACGCAGAAGCTTTGAAGGCGCTGGGCCCGGTGCGCATTGAAAAACTCGACATGGACGACCAGCAAGCCGTCATCGCACTGAGCCAGCAGCTCAAGGGCGAGACCTTCGACCTGCTGTTCGTCAATGCCGGCGTCAAAGGCCCGGACAACCAGAACCCAGGCGGCGCGACGCTGGCGGAAGTCGGCCAGTTGTTCTTCACCAACGCCGTGGCGCCGATCAACCTGGCCCAGCGCTTCGTCGGCCAGATCCGCGACGGCAGCGGCGTGCTGGCGTTCATGAGTTCGGTGCTGGGCAGCGTGACCATGCCCGACGCGCCGGAACTGGCGCTGTACAAGGCCAGCAAGGCGGCGCTCAATTCCATGACCAACAGCTTCGTCAGCCAACTGGGCGAGCAGGCATTGACCGTGCTGTCGCTGCACCCGGGTTGGGTCAAGACGGACATGGGCGGTGAAGGGGCGGACATCGATGTCGAGACCAGTACCCGCGGGCTGATCGACCAGGTCAATGCCTTCGCCGGCAAGGGTGGGCATCACTTCGTCAACTACAAGGGCGAAACGATTCCCTGGTAACCCCATCTTTCCTCTGTGGGAGCGAGCTTGCTCGCGATGGTGGCCTTACATCCAACATGGATGTCGACTGATCTACCGCTATCGCGAGCAAGCTCGCTCCCACAGGGTTCTCGGCCTGACACTGGATCTGCGCCCGGCAACCTGAGTAAACTCCACCCTCGCCCACCCAACGGGCGACCCTGGATCAGCAGACAGGGCATCACTGAGCTGGCTAACCTGAACCCACTTTCAGAGGAGCCGGCCACCATGCCTGCGACCCGTACCTGGTTAAAAAATCCCCTCGCCATTTTCACCGCCAACGACCTCGATGCCCGTGGCGGTCTCGTCCTGCAGGACGATGTGATCGT of Pseudomonas fluorescens contains these proteins:
- a CDS encoding ABC transporter permease; the protein is MLLSLEPRGQQSRPMLWCSPLLAAVLTLGCGSLLFITLGHDPLQTLYTLLIAPISDLYGVSEWLVKTLPILLCALGLAVAYQARIWNIGAEGQLLLGALAGSALAVNIIGVQSRWALVLILLTGTLAGAAWAGLTAWLRTRFNANEILTSIMLNYIALNLLLFCVHGPLKDPAGFNFPESAMFGEASRLPLLLEDGRVHAGLYFALLALVAVWVLLQKSFVGFQIKVLGLDARAAGFAGFRQKPLVWLALLISGALAGLAGVCEVTGPIGQLVPQVSPGYGYAAITVAFLGRLNPIGILFASLLMALLYIGGESAQMSLNLPQAITQLFQGMMLFFLLACDVLILYRPRLNLRWTRRARSTAVQAGAL
- a CDS encoding ABC transporter permease; this translates as MDIDLLSNIFYAMVRCGTPLLLVALGELVCEKSGVLNLGQEGMMLFGAVIGFIVAFNSGNLWLGVLLAMAAGMLLSALFALVALVFNANQVATGLALTIFGVGLSSFVGAAWVGKPLAGFEPLAIPYLSDIPLIGRMLFAQDLLVYLSFALFALVAWVLMKSRTGLIIQAVGENPDAASAMGLPVLRVRTLAVLFGGAMAGLAGAYLSLAYTPMWAENMSAGRGWIALALVVFASWRVWRLLLGAYLFGLASILHLVAQGLGLAIPSSLLAMLPYAATIVVLVLLSRDAVRTRLYAPVSLGQPWQAGH
- a CDS encoding MerR family transcriptional regulator; translated protein: MRIGELAQACAVSRDTLRFYEQRGLIAATRSANGYRDYPADVVQLVLYIKTAQRLGFTLGEIGASVAALWNAPDPDCAVTQLLQDKLNLIETRMTELDALRHELKQRLGQRCPLNP
- a CDS encoding SDR family oxidoreductase codes for the protein MTSARNALIIGASRGLGLGLVKTLLSDGWNVTATVRNPQNAEALKALGPVRIEKLDMDDQQAVIALSQQLKGETFDLLFVNAGVKGPDNQNPGGATLAEVGQLFFTNAVAPINLAQRFVGQIRDGSGVLAFMSSVLGSVTMPDAPELALYKASKAALNSMTNSFVSQLGEQALTVLSLHPGWVKTDMGGEGADIDVETSTRGLIDQVNAFAGKGGHHFVNYKGETIPW